From the Mauremys reevesii isolate NIE-2019 linkage group 19, ASM1616193v1, whole genome shotgun sequence genome, one window contains:
- the TMEM141 gene encoding transmembrane protein 141, producing MVNLGLSRVDDTVAAKHPGLQEYAVCQSHAFMKGIGTFITGIGAAFVLQKLINKKLPYPLQWNVLLSVVAGSAASYAVTRVETQKCSNLWIYLETGQSPQGVAKETLHSPDPTENAETRVRRNKYGDDME from the exons ATGGTGAACCTGGGGCTGTCCCGGGTGGACGACACCGTGGCGGCGAAACACCCG gggctgcaggaataCGCCGTGTGCCAGTCCCACGCGTTCATGAAGGGCATCGGGACCTTTATCACAG GCATCGGCGCAGCTTTCGTTCTTCAGAAGCTGATAAACAAGAAGCTGCCCTACCCCCTGCAGTGGAACGTGCTGCTGTCTGTAG TTGCAGGTTCAGCCGCCAGCTACGCAGTGACCAGGGTAGAGACCCAGAAGTGTTCCAACCTCTGGATCTAcctggagacaggacagtcccCGCAGGGAGTAGCCAAAG AGACTCTCCACAGTCCAGATCCCACAGAGAATGCAGAAACGAGGGTGAGAAGAAACAAATATGGAGACGACATGGAATAG